A portion of the Parasedimentitalea marina genome contains these proteins:
- a CDS encoding M16 family metallopeptidase, whose translation MMGFKHIVAAMFTCLFALPALAEVKIKEVTSPGGITAWLVEDHSIPFTALELRFRGGTSLDAPGKRGAIYLMAGLLEEGAGDLMAQDYAKALEALAASFSYDTGKDTTSISARFLSENRDDAIALLRDTIHQPRFDQVAVDRVRGQVLSGLRSDAKDPNDIAGRAFAAMTYGDHPYGTDGKGTIDSVTALTRQDIVNAHRSVFARDQLYVGAVGDINAEQLGALLDTLLGDLPDTGAPIPGPATVTIPGGVTVIDFDTPQSVALFGQIGIDRDDPRFFAAYVMNQILGGGSFESRLMTEVREKRGLTYGVYSYLVPRDLAAIYMGSVASANDKMAQAVQVIRDEWNRMATEGVTEKELQDAKTYLTGAYPLRFDGNGPIASIMVGMQVQGLPIDYIATRNDKVNAVTLEDVNTLAAELMDPDGLHFTVVGRPLGLESSPE comes from the coding sequence ATGATGGGCTTCAAACACATCGTGGCAGCAATGTTCACTTGTCTTTTCGCACTGCCAGCCCTGGCCGAGGTAAAAATCAAAGAGGTCACCTCGCCCGGTGGCATCACCGCCTGGCTGGTCGAGGATCACTCGATCCCCTTTACCGCGCTAGAGCTGCGGTTTCGGGGTGGTACATCACTGGACGCCCCCGGCAAACGGGGTGCCATCTACCTGATGGCCGGCCTCCTCGAAGAAGGTGCCGGCGATTTGATGGCGCAGGACTACGCCAAAGCGCTCGAGGCACTGGCGGCGTCGTTCTCCTATGACACCGGCAAAGACACCACTTCGATCTCGGCGCGTTTCTTAAGCGAGAACCGCGATGACGCCATCGCGCTGCTTCGCGATACCATCCATCAGCCCCGGTTTGACCAGGTCGCGGTTGATCGGGTGCGGGGGCAAGTTCTGTCCGGGCTGCGCTCGGATGCCAAAGACCCCAATGATATCGCCGGTCGCGCCTTTGCGGCCATGACCTATGGCGATCACCCCTATGGCACTGATGGCAAGGGTACCATCGACAGCGTAACGGCCCTCACTCGGCAGGACATTGTCAACGCCCACAGATCGGTGTTTGCCCGCGATCAGCTTTATGTTGGTGCGGTTGGTGACATCAACGCTGAACAACTGGGGGCTTTGCTGGATACCTTGTTGGGCGACCTGCCTGACACGGGCGCGCCCATCCCCGGCCCAGCCACAGTCACCATCCCCGGTGGCGTTACGGTGATTGACTTTGATACTCCACAGTCCGTGGCGCTGTTCGGCCAAATCGGCATTGACCGCGACGACCCACGTTTCTTTGCCGCCTATGTGATGAACCAGATCCTTGGCGGTGGCTCGTTTGAAAGCCGCCTGATGACCGAGGTCCGCGAAAAGCGCGGGCTGACTTATGGGGTCTATTCCTACCTGGTGCCACGTGACCTGGCAGCAATCTACATGGGCTCCGTCGCCTCGGCCAACGACAAAATGGCGCAAGCCGTTCAGGTGATCCGCGATGAATGGAACCGCATGGCAACCGAAGGCGTGACCGAGAAAGAACTACAAGATGCCAAGACTTACCTGACCGGCGCCTACCCGCTGCGGTTTGACGGCAACGGCCCGATTGCCTCAATCATGGTGGGGATGCAGGTGCAGGGTCTGCCCATCGACTACATCGCCACCCGCAACGACAAGGTGAATGCTGTCACACTCGAAGACGTCAACACCCTGGCGGCTGAACTGATGGATCCAGACGGGTTACACTTCACAGTGGTTGGCCGTCCCCTGGGACTGGAAAGCTCTCCGGAATAA
- a CDS encoding phosphodiester glycosidase family protein, giving the protein MIRALLVLLAALSAAPVAALDCSDITYDGNRYTICEVDAAREQLRLFLRDDRGKVYGQFSAIEAALAQDGEKLAFATNAGMYHADRSPVGLYIEDQQQQMRLIPNAGPGNFGLLPNGVFCMRKGRADVYESLTFRDSGVNCAHATQSGPMLVIDGALHPRFLVDSNSYYIRNGVGTSADGKRVVFAISRNAVTFHQFGRLFRDHLDLPSALYFDGNISRLHAPSVGRSDNGFMMGPVVGVVEEHLAAD; this is encoded by the coding sequence GTGATAAGGGCGCTGCTGGTATTACTGGCAGCGCTAAGTGCTGCCCCCGTTGCAGCGCTGGACTGCAGTGACATCACCTATGACGGCAACCGCTATACTATATGTGAGGTTGACGCTGCCAGGGAACAACTGAGGCTGTTCCTGCGCGATGATCGGGGCAAGGTCTACGGCCAGTTTTCAGCTATCGAAGCAGCACTGGCACAAGACGGCGAAAAACTCGCCTTTGCTACCAATGCCGGCATGTACCACGCCGACCGCTCGCCGGTGGGACTGTATATCGAAGACCAGCAACAGCAGATGCGGCTGATCCCCAATGCCGGCCCCGGTAACTTTGGATTGTTGCCCAACGGCGTGTTTTGCATGCGAAAGGGCCGCGCCGATGTCTATGAAAGCCTGACATTTCGTGATTCGGGCGTCAACTGCGCCCACGCCACCCAATCCGGCCCGATGCTGGTGATCGACGGCGCGCTGCATCCCCGGTTTCTGGTCGACTCAAATTCCTATTACATTCGCAACGGCGTCGGCACCTCAGCCGACGGCAAACGCGTTGTCTTTGCGATCTCCCGCAACGCTGTCACCTTTCACCAGTTTGGCCGCCTGTTCCGCGACCACCTAGATCTGCCCAGCGCGCTGTATTTCGACGGCAATATTTCCCGCCTGCACGCGCCATCCGTGGGGCGCAGCGACAATGGGTTCATGATGGGGCCGGTAGTGGGTGTGGTTGAAGAACACCTAGCAGCAGACTGA
- the truB gene encoding tRNA pseudouridine(55) synthase TruB translates to MARKRKGRDISGWLVVDKPAGITSTSVVNKVRWALEAKKAGHAGTLDPEATGVLAVALGEATKTVPYITDALKAYRFTVRLGQATNTDDTEGEVIATSDARPSDDEIIAALPQFLGDIMQVPPKFSAVKIDGQRAYKLARDGEDVELAARPLWVEELLLVDRPDADHVTLEMTCGKGGYVRSIARDLGTSLGCHGHVRELRRVWSGPFDVENGLTLDRIEEIARTPELDTFIQPLEIGLADLPELKCTPEGAAKLRNGNPGMVLAATVEYGDEAWASLDGEAVAVGTYKAGELHPSRVFVRPE, encoded by the coding sequence ATGGCACGCAAACGCAAAGGCCGCGATATTTCTGGTTGGTTGGTGGTGGACAAACCCGCCGGCATCACCTCGACCTCGGTCGTGAACAAGGTCCGTTGGGCGCTTGAGGCCAAGAAAGCCGGCCATGCGGGCACCCTTGACCCCGAAGCAACCGGTGTACTGGCCGTGGCCCTGGGTGAGGCGACCAAAACGGTTCCCTATATCACTGACGCGCTAAAGGCATACCGCTTCACCGTGCGGCTGGGTCAGGCGACCAATACCGATGACACCGAAGGTGAAGTGATCGCGACCAGCGACGCCCGCCCTTCGGATGACGAAATCATCGCTGCTTTGCCCCAGTTCCTGGGTGATATCATGCAGGTGCCACCTAAGTTTTCAGCAGTGAAAATCGACGGTCAGCGCGCCTATAAACTGGCTCGCGATGGCGAGGATGTTGAACTGGCGGCGCGTCCGCTGTGGGTCGAGGAACTGCTGCTGGTGGATCGCCCCGACGCCGACCATGTGACACTGGAGATGACCTGCGGCAAGGGCGGTTATGTGCGTTCCATCGCCCGTGATCTGGGCACATCATTGGGATGCCACGGCCACGTCCGCGAATTGCGCCGGGTCTGGTCCGGGCCGTTTGACGTTGAAAACGGGCTGACCCTGGACCGCATCGAAGAGATCGCGCGCACACCAGAACTGGATACCTTTATCCAACCGCTGGAGATTGGTCTGGCAGATCTTCCCGAGCTGAAATGCACCCCCGAAGGCGCCGCCAAACTGCGCAACGGCAACCCCGGCATGGTGCTGGCAGCCACTGTTGAATACGGCGACGAGGCCTGGGCCTCACTGGACGGTGAGGCCGTTGCAGTTGGCACCTACAAAGCGGGTGAACTGCACCCAAGCCGGGTATTTGTGCGACCTGAGTGA
- the dapB gene encoding 4-hydroxy-tetrahydrodipicolinate reductase encodes MTDKPGIVITGASGRMGQMLIRTVLDSDKARLVGVVERAGHDWVGQDIGAAMGGAAIGVTVTDDALEAFSKAQAVIDFTAPEATLEFAALAAQARAVHVIGTTGMSEAQIARLEPAARHAVIVRAGNMSLGVNLLVQLTKKVAAALDEDFDIEVIEAHHHHKVDAPSGTALMLGEAAAEGRGVTLADVSDSGRDGITGARKRGDIGFSAIRGGDIVGEHDVLFAAAGERIVLRHMATDRAIFARGALKAALWGQGKDPGQYDMMDVLGL; translated from the coding sequence ATGACGGATAAGCCAGGGATCGTGATTACCGGGGCATCGGGACGGATGGGGCAGATGCTGATCCGCACGGTGCTGGACAGTGACAAGGCGCGGCTGGTCGGTGTGGTTGAACGCGCGGGCCACGATTGGGTTGGGCAGGACATAGGCGCGGCCATGGGCGGCGCGGCGATTGGCGTTACCGTCACCGATGACGCGCTTGAGGCGTTTTCCAAGGCGCAGGCGGTGATTGATTTCACCGCGCCCGAGGCGACGCTGGAGTTTGCCGCGCTGGCGGCGCAGGCGCGGGCGGTGCATGTGATCGGCACCACTGGCATGTCCGAGGCACAGATCGCCCGTCTGGAACCTGCGGCGCGCCATGCGGTGATTGTGCGGGCTGGCAATATGAGCCTGGGCGTCAACCTGCTGGTGCAGCTGACCAAAAAGGTGGCTGCCGCGCTGGACGAAGATTTCGACATCGAAGTCATCGAGGCCCATCACCACCACAAGGTCGATGCGCCATCTGGGACGGCCCTGATGCTGGGTGAAGCCGCCGCCGAGGGACGGGGTGTGACCCTGGCGGATGTTTCAGACAGCGGTCGTGACGGGATCACAGGCGCGCGCAAACGGGGCGACATTGGGTTCTCAGCGATTCGCGGTGGCGATATTGTGGGTGAGCATGACGTGTTGTTCGCTGCCGCCGGAGAGCGCATCGTGTTGCGCCACATGGCCACCGATCGCGCTATCTTTGCCCGTGGCGCATTGAAGGCGGCGCTGTGGGGGCAGGGTAAAGATCCTGGCCAGTATGACATGATGGATGTTCTGGGTCTGTAG
- the rbfA gene encoding 30S ribosome-binding factor RbfA, which produces MAKNKFNDGAPSQRQLRVGELIRRALSEVLARGDVHDAELNRLSITVGEVRTSPDLRIATCYVLPLGGKGKEDVLKLLAKNMGELRRLVSKKTALKHSPEFRFRLDETFDRMDETERLLNQDVVRRDIDG; this is translated from the coding sequence ATGGCTAAGAACAAATTCAATGATGGTGCTCCTTCTCAACGACAACTGCGTGTTGGCGAACTCATCCGACGTGCATTGTCGGAAGTGTTGGCGCGTGGTGACGTACATGATGCCGAGCTGAACCGTCTCTCTATCACCGTCGGCGAGGTTCGCACCTCTCCCGATCTTCGTATCGCCACCTGCTACGTGCTGCCCCTGGGCGGCAAGGGCAAAGAGGACGTGCTAAAACTGCTCGCTAAAAACATGGGAGAGCTGCGGCGTCTGGTGTCCAAAAAAACCGCGCTGAAACATTCGCCCGAGTTCCGGTTCCGTCTGGACGAGACCTTTGACCGGATGGATGAAACAGAACGGCTGCTGAATCAGGACGTGGTACGCCGCGACATCGACGGGTGA